In one window of Henckelia pumila isolate YLH828 chromosome 1, ASM3356847v2, whole genome shotgun sequence DNA:
- the LOC140859961 gene encoding uncharacterized protein, protein MGKVSIIKEKLKAAQDCQKSWADLKRRPLEFEVGEKAYVKLLPMKGVVRFCRAGKLNPRYVGPFEILDKVGTLAYRLALPPAMSRVHNVFHVSQLRNYVPNPNHILEAEPLVTEGNLNEELKYEEVPIRIVDTMEQVLRRKTIPYVKVQWSNHTEREATWELKEKI, encoded by the coding sequence ATGGGAAAGGTTTCTATAATCAAGGAGAAACTTAAAGCTGCACAAGATTGCCAGAAAAGTTGGGCGGACTTAAAAAGGAGACCTTTGGAATTTGAAGTAGGTGAAAAGGCTTACGTCAAACTTTTACCTATGAAAGGAgtcgtgagattttgcagagcTGGAAAATTGAACCCAAGATATGTTGGACCATTTGAGATCCTCGACAAAGTGGGAACATTGGCATATCGACTCGCTTTACCACCTGCTATGTCAAGGGTCCAcaatgtgttccatgtatcacAGCTAAGAAATTATGTTCCCAACCCAAATCATATTTTGGAAGCTGAGCCACTAGTGACTGAGGGTAATTTGAATGAAGAGCTAAAATATGAGGAGGTTCCTATACGAATAGTGGATACCATGGAACAGGTCCTTAGGCGAAAGACCATCCCTTACGTCAAGGTACAATGGTCAAATCACACTGAAagagaagctacttgggagttgaaaGAAAAGATATAG